In Microscilla marina ATCC 23134, the genomic window CTACATCATTTGAAAAACTGCGTCAACAAGGATACGATGGTTACCTTGTAGATATGTACGTGGTGCCCGAAGGCAAACCAGCTGGGCAACAGTTCAATGATTTATTGAAAGAAAAGTTTTTGAAATCATTTTTAAAAGAAGGCAATCGTGAAGTAAAGTATATCTCAGAGGCGACCGCTTTTAAATTCAAGCACAAGTATGCTTTCAGAGAGTTTGGCTTACCTGCCGGCAGGCATAACCTTTCATTTAAAATTGCATTTTTGCCTGTAAAGTTTAAGCCCGATGAACAACTCTCTAAGTTTGTACGCATAGCCAAGCTGGGTAAAAACCCCGATTTTGTGTTCGATGGTAGATTTAAATGCACTACTCCGCCCCTTAAAAAAGTAAGGGTGAGAGTAGCCGATATAGAATTTGACAAAAAAAAGGGCAAAGCCGGAGAGTCTGACTTTACCTTATTAAAAATAGGCAGCGGTTATCCTGACCTCTACTGGAAGGTGTTTGTGGGGCGTGACCCTGTATTTAGATCGCAAAGAGACAAAAACAGTTTGAGGTATAAAGGTGACCATACCTCTAAGCCATTTTATTGTACCGAAAAAGACCGTTTGACTTTTGCGGTGTACGATCACGATATAAGCATTTTTAACCGAGATGATTTATTATTGCGCAAACGTGGCAAGCTAAGAGATTTTAGTCAAGACATTGGCCATGCGGACGTGCTTTCGTCAAGAAAAATAAAAACCGCCAAGGTTGCAATTGAAGTGTTGAAATAGTCTGCCTCTATAGCGAGAAGCAACAACAAGTCGCAAGTCCTTAGATACCGATGAATATCGGTGTTGCGCCCTGTTTAACTCCGTTGAGCTCATTACAGCAAGTTGCTCTGATGAATCGGGGGTTCGGTTCACAGGCAACTAATAAACTTGTAGTGAATTCATTTTCAGTAGATTATAAAATTTTAGCTAGAAGCCCCTATTTAACTGTGTTGAGTTCACCACAAAAAGCTGCCTCGATGATTGGGATTTAGAAATAGATTTGGTTCATAGGTAGCCCAATAAACTCATAAGTTTTCGCATTTTCAAATGCTTATAAGAACGCACAAAAACTGGATTGAATAAAAAGCACTCAACGATGAACAGGCCACCGTTGATTAAAATAGCCGATTAAGCAAGGCTAAAGAAAAAAGAAAAGATGGATACGCAGTGTAAAATACATACCCTGGACAATGGGATCAGAATTGTTCATCGTGAAGTAGGACATACCAAGGTAGCACATTGTGGTTTTGTGCTTGATATAGGCAGCCGCGACGAAAAACCACATCAATTAGGTATTGCCCATTTTTGGGAGCATATGGCTTTCAAGGGCACCAATAAACGCAAAGCCTACCATATTATTAACCGTTTGGAGGCAGTAGGAGGGGAGTTGAACGCTTACACTACCAAAGAGCAAATTTGTTTTTATGCATCATTGTTAGACAAACACTACGAAAAGGCAGTAGAGTTATTGGCAGACATTACATTTGATTCTATTTTTCCAGAGAATCAAATAGAGCGGGAACGCAATGTGATTTTGGAAGAAATGGCCATGTACCGCGATTCGCCCGAAGACGCACTCCAGGACGAGTTTGACGCAGTCGTATTTAGAAATCACCCTTTGGGGTATAATATTTTGGGTACTTCTGAGAGTGTAGGTTCGTTTCACAGACAAGACTTTCAAGCGTTTATTCAAGAAAATATTGATACTAGCCGAATTGTATTTTCGTCGGTGGGTAACCTGCCTTTTGGCAAAGTGTTAAAGATTGTGTCTAAATACCTTGACAAGGTTCCAGCCGCATCGTCTAAGCCTTGTCGTCAGTCTTTTGAGAGTTATCACCCTCACCAAATAAAGCTCACCCACACTGCGCAACAAGCCTATTGTGCATTGGGCAGACCCACTTATCATCGGTCGCACTCAAAGAAGCTGCCTTTTTTTATGCTCAACAATATTTTAGGAGGACCAGGCATGAACTCTCGCCTTAACCTGAGCTTGCGCGAAAAACACGGTTGGGTATATTCTGTCGAGTCTAACTACCACCCTTTTTCTGACACGGGCTTGTTTGCTATTTATTTTGCTACCGAGCGCAAACATTTCGAGCGGAGCATAGCATTGGTAATGAAACAATTAAAGTTGTTGAAAGTACAGGCTTTGGGTAAAATGCAGCTACACAGCGCCAAAGAACAGTTATTTGGGCAGCTTGCCATGGCAGAAGAAAATAATTTGAACTTTATGCTCATGATGGGTAAGAGTATATTGGACAGCAGCGAAGTAGAAAGTCTGGAGGTGATTTTTGAAAATATAAGGAAGATTACCGCAAGTGACCTCATGGAGGTGGCCAATGAAATGTTAAACGAAGACGATTTAAGTATTTTCAGGTATTTGCCCGGGTAGTATTCATCGATTGACAAGTTTTAAACAAGCCGCAAGTTCTTGGGTACCGATACTACAAGTATATAAAAAAACAAAGAAGCACTCATTTCGATTTAGAAAAAAAAATACACCTATATGGACTTTATAGACGAAAAAATTAATAGTTATGCCGAAGCCCACAGTCAACCTGAAAGTGATTTGTTGGCGCGCCTCTCCCGCGAAACTTATACCAAAGTTTTGGCACCCCGTATGCTATCCGGGCATTTACAAGGTAGAGTTTTATCCATGTTTTCTAAAATGATCCGGCCAAAGAGCATATTAGAAATAGGTACTTACACAGGATACTCGGCAATATGCCTTGCCGAAGGCCTGGCTCCTGAGGGGAAATTGTACACAATTGATATCAACGAAGAGCTTGAGGACATGGCAAAACGTTATTTTGATGAAGCAGGAATCCTCTCACAGGTGGACTACAGAGCGGGAAATGCCCTGGACATTATTCCTACCATTGAAGCTACTTTTGACTTGGTTTTTATCGATGCTGACAAAATAAATTACCCACAGTATTTTGATCAAATAATTGGCAAAGTAAGTAAAAATGGCTTGATCATCGCCGATAATGTGCTTTGGAGCGGTAAAGTGCTCAACGAAAGTAGCAATCTTGATAAGGATACATTAGCAATTGTTGATTTTAATAAAAAAGTACATGAAGACGATCGCGTAGAAAACGTACTTTTTCCTTTGAGGGATGGTTTGATGGTTCTTAGAAAAAAATAGTATTGTAACTTTTTATTAATATTTACGTAGTCCTATTTGCTTATGACCACAATTTTTGACTTATTGATAATGACAAAAAACAAAAATGACTAAACACTTTATTCCAGCCACATATTCTTCGGGTGTTTGTGAATATTAACGGTTTATGAAAAAAATATTATTACACCACAAAACTTACATCTGTATTTTTATGTGGGTGTTGCTTGCAATACCCCCAACCTTTGGAGCATACAGAGCAGTAGAAGTACCCCAAAAACTAAAGATAGGGAATCTTAAATTAATTATTACCAAAGGAGCACGCCGCCAGATTCAAACCAGAATTTATAAGTTGTTGAGGAGTTCACAAAATTTTAGTGAAAACCTTGCCCGTTTGAAATCTTACGCACCCATGATGGAAGACATTCTCAAAGAGGAAAATCTTCCGACTGATTTCAAATATTTGCCTTTGCTGAAAAGTAGCTTGATGGCCAATGCGCTTAACTCGCACGAAGGCGCCGGATTTTGGTTACTAAAAGAAGACCTGGCAAAAAAAGTAGGGCTCAAAGTCAACGACAAAGTAGACGAACGCTTGAATATCGTAGCTTCTACTCGTGGAGCTGCCCGTTTTCTACACAAAAATAACTTGTATTTCAAGAACTGGATTTATACCATTCTTACCCTTCACATGGGACTTGATAATACTAAAGATTTTATCAAAGAAAACTACAATCAACGCGAAATAATAGGGGTACAAGAGCTCTACATAGAAGAGCGAACCCACTCTTTTATCAAAAAGTTTTTGGCTTATAAAATAGCATTTGAGGAAAAAATGCTCCTCGACACCAGTGTACCATTGCCTTTAATGCCTTACCAGGTGTCAGGCAAAAC contains:
- a CDS encoding O-methyltransferase — encoded protein: MDFIDEKINSYAEAHSQPESDLLARLSRETYTKVLAPRMLSGHLQGRVLSMFSKMIRPKSILEIGTYTGYSAICLAEGLAPEGKLYTIDINEELEDMAKRYFDEAGILSQVDYRAGNALDIIPTIEATFDLVFIDADKINYPQYFDQIIGKVSKNGLIIADNVLWSGKVLNESSNLDKDTLAIVDFNKKVHEDDRVENVLFPLRDGLMVLRKK
- a CDS encoding M16 family metallopeptidase — protein: MDTQCKIHTLDNGIRIVHREVGHTKVAHCGFVLDIGSRDEKPHQLGIAHFWEHMAFKGTNKRKAYHIINRLEAVGGELNAYTTKEQICFYASLLDKHYEKAVELLADITFDSIFPENQIERERNVILEEMAMYRDSPEDALQDEFDAVVFRNHPLGYNILGTSESVGSFHRQDFQAFIQENIDTSRIVFSSVGNLPFGKVLKIVSKYLDKVPAASSKPCRQSFESYHPHQIKLTHTAQQAYCALGRPTYHRSHSKKLPFFMLNNILGGPGMNSRLNLSLREKHGWVYSVESNYHPFSDTGLFAIYFATERKHFERSIALVMKQLKLLKVQALGKMQLHSAKEQLFGQLAMAEENNLNFMLMMGKSILDSSEVESLEVIFENIRKITASDLMEVANEMLNEDDLSIFRYLPG